The proteins below come from a single Candidatus Palauibacter soopunensis genomic window:
- a CDS encoding Smr/MutS family protein has translation MIEFDRVLAAVGDRAVSEAGRSAVHGLRPLSDAASAVRALAAVHELRELLESGDGWALDPIAPLDGALRRLAIEDAALEPPQLLACGSVMAVARAVRRLETGLAADGLPAEHVSRLWGEAALEKRIARTFDATGAVADGASPELRRIRRALATRRGRLVDELTRYAGSLPERVRVPDASVTVRNGRYCIPVRREGKGIAGGLVHDASASRRTLFVEPARAIEAMNEIRELELGEAREVDRILRDLSSAVRARAPELAASYTALVELDSLRARALFAGEMDASPPAFVESASEGIRIRGARHPLLALDAGGAVPFDLDLSADERVLLVSGPNAGGKTVFLKTLGLLSTLSQSGILPPLGAGSRIPFFHRFFAVIGDEQSIDASLSTFGAQARNLAEILHEAGDRDLVLFDEIGSATDPAEGGALAAASLRRLARQARLTVATTHLGDLKRLGDEKAAAVNASLEFDGTRLEPTYRLVRDRPGRSYALVIAARLGVPEDVLAAARDRLGPEHVSVDTLLARLEAERTEVEDLRTQLERRAGETAERERDLASRETALADSERAAARRREKERLSALREARERVEAAISRLESEFAAGDEVRRREAKRAARGEVERALRASSRALRALGGSAPPSDTRTVRAGDAVRWNASDRPARLVEIREDRGVIEVGELRLTVPLRDLTPHSAPESRSSGPAGVHEVGGPPQRRPDFDVAAEVDLRGLRVDEVEGTLNPAVDAAVVGDLPWLRIIHGKGTGALRERVGQLLAGDPRIRVFRAGESNEGGTGVTVVEFE, from the coding sequence GTGATCGAGTTCGACCGCGTGCTGGCGGCGGTCGGCGATCGCGCCGTGTCGGAAGCCGGCCGCTCGGCCGTGCACGGACTCCGGCCGCTCTCCGATGCGGCATCCGCGGTCCGCGCGCTCGCGGCGGTGCATGAACTTCGGGAGCTGCTCGAGAGCGGCGACGGATGGGCGCTGGATCCGATCGCGCCGCTCGACGGCGCCCTCCGGCGGCTCGCGATCGAGGACGCAGCCCTGGAGCCGCCTCAATTGCTCGCGTGCGGGAGCGTCATGGCTGTGGCCCGCGCCGTGCGGCGGTTGGAAACGGGTCTCGCTGCCGATGGTCTCCCGGCGGAGCACGTGAGCCGGTTGTGGGGGGAGGCGGCCCTCGAGAAACGGATTGCGCGCACCTTCGATGCCACGGGTGCGGTCGCGGACGGGGCTTCCCCGGAACTTCGGCGCATCCGCCGCGCGCTTGCGACGCGGCGCGGCCGGCTCGTCGACGAACTCACGCGCTATGCCGGCTCGCTTCCGGAACGCGTCCGCGTGCCCGACGCCTCGGTCACTGTCCGGAACGGCCGCTACTGCATCCCGGTACGCCGCGAGGGGAAGGGGATCGCCGGCGGTCTCGTACACGACGCTTCGGCCAGCCGCCGGACCCTGTTCGTCGAGCCGGCGCGCGCCATCGAGGCGATGAACGAGATCCGCGAGCTGGAACTCGGCGAGGCCCGCGAGGTGGACCGGATTCTGCGGGACCTGTCCTCTGCCGTCCGCGCCCGCGCGCCCGAACTCGCTGCCTCGTACACCGCCCTCGTGGAACTGGACTCGCTACGCGCCCGCGCGCTCTTCGCGGGGGAAATGGATGCGTCGCCCCCGGCCTTCGTCGAGTCGGCGTCCGAGGGGATCCGCATCCGCGGCGCCCGTCATCCTCTTCTCGCCCTCGATGCCGGCGGAGCCGTCCCGTTCGACCTCGATCTCTCGGCGGACGAGCGGGTTCTCCTCGTATCGGGCCCGAACGCGGGTGGGAAGACGGTGTTTCTCAAGACGCTCGGCCTGCTCTCCACGCTGTCGCAGAGCGGGATTCTGCCGCCGCTCGGCGCCGGGAGCCGGATCCCATTCTTCCACCGCTTCTTCGCGGTCATCGGGGACGAACAGTCGATCGATGCGTCGCTCTCCACCTTCGGCGCGCAGGCGCGCAACCTGGCCGAGATCCTGCACGAGGCCGGAGACCGGGACCTCGTCCTCTTCGACGAGATCGGCAGCGCCACGGATCCGGCCGAGGGGGGCGCGCTTGCGGCGGCATCGCTGCGGCGGCTGGCTCGGCAGGCTCGGCTCACGGTGGCCACGACGCACCTCGGCGACCTCAAACGCCTCGGCGACGAGAAGGCCGCGGCGGTGAACGCCTCGCTGGAATTCGATGGAACGCGGCTGGAGCCGACGTACCGCCTCGTGCGGGACCGGCCCGGCCGCAGCTACGCGCTCGTCATCGCGGCGCGCCTGGGGGTCCCCGAAGACGTACTCGCCGCTGCGCGCGACCGGCTCGGGCCGGAGCACGTCTCGGTGGACACGCTCCTCGCCCGGCTCGAGGCTGAACGGACCGAGGTCGAGGATCTCAGGACGCAACTCGAACGCCGGGCCGGGGAGACGGCCGAGCGCGAACGCGACCTCGCGTCCAGGGAGACCGCCCTGGCCGATTCGGAGCGCGCCGCCGCCCGCCGACGGGAGAAGGAGCGGCTCTCGGCGCTGCGCGAGGCGCGAGAGCGGGTGGAGGCGGCCATCTCACGCCTCGAATCCGAATTCGCCGCGGGGGACGAAGTGCGCCGCCGGGAGGCAAAGCGGGCTGCGCGGGGGGAGGTGGAGCGGGCGCTCCGGGCGTCCTCCCGCGCGCTCCGGGCGCTGGGCGGGTCCGCGCCTCCGTCGGATACACGAACGGTGCGCGCCGGCGACGCCGTCCGATGGAATGCGTCCGACCGGCCGGCTCGCCTCGTCGAGATTCGGGAAGATCGCGGCGTCATCGAGGTGGGGGAACTGCGCCTGACGGTACCGCTGCGGGACCTGACTCCCCATTCTGCACCGGAGTCCCGTTCGTCCGGACCGGCGGGGGTCCACGAAGTCGGCGGCCCCCCGCAGCGCCGACCGGATTTCGACGTCGCCGCGGAGGTCGACCTCAGGGGCCTGCGCGTCGACGAGGTGGAGGGAACGCTCAACCCGGCCGTCGACGCGGCCGTGGTCGGCGATCTCCCGTGGCTCAGGATCATTCACGGAAAGGGCACGGGCGCGCTGAGGGAGAGGGTCGGGCAACTGCTCGCCGGGGATCCCCGGATCCGGGTCTTCAGGGCCGGCGAATCGAACGAAGGGGGAACAGGCGTCACAGTCGTGGAATTCGAGTGA
- a CDS encoding HIT domain-containing protein: protein MTDCVFCGIASGAIPAAIVAEANDWVAFRDLEPQAPVHVLVVPRAHVSSLAALSEGPRGTQLLRACTAVADSEGLDGGYRVVTNVGEDGGQAVPHLHFHVLGGRRMGWPPG from the coding sequence ATGACGGACTGCGTGTTCTGCGGCATCGCTTCGGGGGCGATCCCGGCGGCGATCGTCGCCGAGGCGAACGACTGGGTCGCGTTCCGGGATCTCGAACCTCAGGCGCCCGTGCACGTGCTCGTCGTCCCGCGGGCGCACGTGTCGAGCCTCGCGGCCCTGTCGGAGGGGCCGCGAGGCACGCAACTCCTTCGAGCGTGCACGGCCGTCGCCGACTCGGAGGGGCTGGACGGCGGGTACCGCGTCGTTACGAATGTCGGCGAAGACGGCGGCCAGGCCGTGCCCCACCTGCACTTTCACGTGCTGGGCGGTCGCCGCATGGGCTGGCCGCCGGGGTAA
- a CDS encoding RsmE family RNA methyltransferase, translated as MSDQMFFADGLAGLEPGARTELASDEAGHVRAARIRPGHRLVVIDGAGSRWEAELVALDRRRASCRLLVPLLPEPALPLHLWAPVANRDRSLWLVEKVVELGAATITWMEWERSRSVADAGRSKGFLRRAENRARAALKQSGRSWLPRLEGPVAPEEAFDRHDGAGWLADAEGRPRLADEVARGREGRCAGSRLTVAVGPEGGLTGPERRRCLEAGFELVSLSLANLRFETAAVVAVAAAAAMLADDENEADDERAT; from the coding sequence GTGAGCGATCAGATGTTCTTCGCCGACGGTCTTGCGGGCCTGGAACCCGGCGCCCGGACCGAACTCGCGAGCGACGAGGCAGGCCATGTCCGTGCCGCCCGGATCCGCCCCGGTCATCGTCTCGTGGTCATCGACGGCGCCGGAAGCCGCTGGGAGGCGGAACTCGTCGCGCTGGACCGGCGCCGCGCAAGCTGTCGGCTGCTCGTTCCCCTTCTGCCGGAACCCGCGCTCCCGCTCCACCTCTGGGCCCCCGTGGCGAATCGCGATCGTTCACTGTGGCTCGTGGAGAAGGTCGTGGAACTGGGCGCCGCGACGATAACGTGGATGGAGTGGGAGCGGTCGCGCTCCGTGGCCGATGCCGGTCGCTCCAAGGGCTTTCTGCGGCGGGCGGAGAACCGCGCCAGGGCGGCGCTGAAGCAATCGGGCCGCAGTTGGCTCCCTCGGCTGGAAGGCCCCGTGGCGCCGGAGGAGGCGTTCGACCGCCACGACGGAGCCGGGTGGCTCGCGGACGCGGAGGGGCGGCCCCGGCTCGCCGACGAGGTCGCCCGCGGCCGGGAGGGGCGATGCGCCGGTAGCAGACTGACGGTCGCGGTCGGGCCCGAGGGCGGCCTCACGGGTCCGGAGCGGCGTCGCTGCCTGGAAGCGGGTTTCGAACTCGTTTCCCTGAGCCTGGCGAACCTGAGGTTCGAGACGGCCGCGGTGGTCGCCGTCGCGGCGGCGGCGGCCATGCTGGCGGACGACGAAAACGAGGCAGACGACGAGAGGGCGACATGA
- the tkt gene encoding transketolase: MNETKTAEAVPGSAAPSAGPSVESRSIDTIRTLAMDAVQRAGSGHPGTAMALAPVAYTLWMRHMRYSPRDPGWFGRDRFVLSAGHAAILQYAVLHLTGFDLPLEEIRNFRRAGSCTAGHPEYGHVAGVETTTGPLGQGVANSVGMAIAEAHLAAVFNRPGHAIVDHRTYVICSDGDLMEGVSYEAASLAGHLGLGKLLWLYDDNRITIDGDIDLAFSEDVRGRFESLGWHVHSVGDANDLAALDAAIEEARSEEGRPSLIIVRSHIGYGAPNKQDTAAAHGAPLGEEEVRLTKEVYGWPTEPPFLVPDAVRSHMGRRVAHGEALAAEWGERFERYRAEHPELAAELERRVRSDLPSTWDEDLPVFGPDDDPIATRAASGRILTALAPRLPELIGGSADLSGSNNTLIDSPNFSRDAPEGRNLRWGIREHAMASVANGLVLHGGVRPYIATFFTFTDYARPSMRLAALMGLPNIYVMTHDSIGLGADGPTHQPIEHLASFRAMPGVVVLRPADPEETVQAWRVAIERGAGPTILVLTRQKVPHLAREAGAARDGVARGAYVLRPEPGPLQVVLLGTGSELQVAVEAAEVLEAGGVSARVVSFPSWELFRLQSASYRDEVLPPGAPRVAIEAGATLGWTEWVGRDGAVVGIDRFGQSASAADNFARFGFTAEAVVARALEALAAEGPR, translated from the coding sequence TTGAACGAGACAAAGACCGCCGAAGCCGTTCCCGGGTCCGCCGCTCCGAGCGCGGGTCCTTCCGTAGAATCCCGTTCCATCGACACGATTCGCACGCTCGCCATGGACGCCGTCCAGCGGGCCGGCTCCGGGCATCCCGGCACCGCGATGGCGCTCGCACCCGTGGCGTACACCCTCTGGATGCGCCACATGCGGTACAGCCCGCGGGACCCCGGCTGGTTCGGCCGGGACCGGTTCGTGCTCTCCGCCGGCCACGCGGCGATCCTCCAGTACGCCGTTCTCCACCTCACCGGATTCGATCTTCCCCTGGAGGAAATCCGCAATTTCCGGCGGGCGGGGAGCTGCACCGCGGGCCACCCCGAGTACGGCCACGTCGCCGGCGTCGAGACGACGACCGGCCCCTTGGGCCAGGGCGTCGCGAACTCCGTCGGGATGGCGATCGCCGAGGCGCATCTCGCGGCGGTGTTCAATCGGCCGGGCCACGCGATCGTCGATCACCGAACGTACGTCATCTGCAGCGACGGCGACCTCATGGAGGGCGTCTCCTACGAAGCCGCCTCGCTGGCCGGACATCTGGGCCTCGGCAAGCTCCTCTGGCTCTACGACGACAACCGGATCACGATCGATGGCGACATCGATCTCGCCTTTTCGGAGGATGTTCGCGGGCGATTCGAGTCATTGGGGTGGCACGTGCATTCCGTCGGGGACGCGAACGACCTGGCGGCGCTCGACGCGGCGATCGAAGAGGCGCGGAGCGAGGAGGGCCGCCCGTCCCTGATCATCGTCCGCTCGCATATCGGCTACGGCGCCCCCAACAAGCAGGACACGGCCGCCGCGCACGGTGCGCCGCTGGGCGAGGAAGAGGTCCGGCTCACCAAGGAGGTGTACGGCTGGCCGACGGAACCTCCGTTTCTCGTGCCGGACGCCGTCCGGAGCCACATGGGTCGGCGGGTCGCACACGGCGAAGCGCTCGCCGCGGAGTGGGGTGAGCGCTTCGAGCGATACCGCGCCGAGCACCCGGAGCTTGCGGCGGAACTCGAACGCCGCGTCCGGTCGGACCTGCCGTCGACGTGGGATGAGGACCTGCCGGTCTTCGGCCCTGACGACGATCCGATCGCCACCAGGGCCGCCTCGGGCCGGATCCTGACCGCGCTGGCTCCCCGCCTCCCCGAACTCATCGGCGGAAGCGCCGACCTGTCGGGCTCGAACAACACGTTGATCGACTCGCCGAACTTCTCGAGGGACGCGCCCGAGGGCCGCAACCTACGGTGGGGCATCCGCGAGCACGCGATGGCTTCCGTCGCGAACGGACTCGTCCTCCACGGCGGCGTCCGGCCGTACATCGCCACTTTCTTCACCTTCACGGACTACGCGCGGCCGTCGATGCGGCTCGCCGCCCTGATGGGACTGCCCAACATCTACGTGATGACGCACGACTCGATCGGCCTCGGGGCCGACGGGCCGACACACCAGCCGATCGAGCATCTCGCCTCCTTCCGGGCGATGCCCGGCGTCGTCGTGCTGCGCCCCGCCGATCCGGAAGAGACCGTCCAGGCGTGGCGCGTGGCGATCGAGCGCGGCGCGGGGCCCACGATTCTCGTGCTCACGCGCCAGAAGGTCCCCCATCTCGCCCGCGAGGCCGGCGCCGCCCGCGATGGGGTGGCACGGGGCGCCTACGTCCTCAGGCCGGAGCCCGGCCCCCTTCAGGTCGTGCTCCTCGGCACCGGTTCGGAACTGCAGGTGGCGGTCGAAGCGGCGGAAGTCCTCGAGGCCGGAGGGGTGTCGGCCCGAGTAGTCTCGTTCCCGAGCTGGGAACTCTTCCGCTTGCAGTCGGCGTCCTATCGGGACGAGGTCCTTCCCCCAGGCGCGCCGCGGGTCGCGATCGAAGCCGGAGCTACGCTCGGGTGGACGGAATGGGTGGGACGGGACGGCGCCGTCGTCGGGATCGACCGCTTCGGCCAGTCCGCGTCGGCGGCGGACAACTTCGCCCGCTTCGGCTTCACCGCGGAGGCCGTCGTCGCGCGAGCCCTGGAGGCGCTCGCGGCGGAGGGCCCGCGGTGA
- the rpiB gene encoding ribose 5-phosphate isomerase B translates to MKLAVGADHAGVGYKDTLAAELREAGHEIVDVGTHGTDSVDYPDFAVAVAERVARGDVERGIVICGSAVGVCIAANKVPGVRAGVCHDTYSATQGVDHDDMNVLCMGERVIGIALARAITDAFLTADFSAEPRHRRRLEKVLDIEARHLKSDT, encoded by the coding sequence GTGAAGCTCGCGGTCGGGGCGGACCACGCGGGCGTAGGCTACAAGGACACTCTCGCCGCGGAGCTTCGCGAAGCGGGGCACGAAATCGTCGACGTCGGCACGCACGGTACGGACTCCGTCGACTATCCCGACTTCGCCGTCGCCGTCGCCGAGCGGGTGGCACGCGGCGACGTCGAGCGCGGCATCGTCATCTGCGGATCCGCCGTGGGCGTCTGTATCGCCGCGAACAAGGTGCCGGGCGTGCGGGCGGGCGTCTGCCACGACACGTATTCGGCGACGCAGGGGGTCGATCACGACGACATGAACGTCCTCTGCATGGGGGAACGCGTGATCGGGATCGCCCTCGCTCGCGCGATCACGGACGCGTTCCTGACCGCGGATTTCTCGGCCGAGCCGAGGCATCGACGCCGGCTCGAGAAAGTTCTGGACATCGAAGCCCGACACCTGAAATCGGACACCTGA
- the tal gene encoding transaldolase — protein MSALLQLQEHGQSYWLDNLTRGMLVDGELARRVETEGLRGVTSNPAIFHNAITGSAQYDEDIARFTARGLGVEDVYDRLTIADVQGACDVLRGVWESTGGVDGYVSLEVSPHLANDTEGTVREARRLHDEVARENVLIKIPGTPAGVPAIRQALFEGVNVNVTLLFSIAAYEAVADAHSEALEQRIEAGRSVDDVASVASFFVSRIDALTDRKLGALADAAGGDSARCEALLGKAAIANAKLAYVGFQRRLATDRWARLAALGARPQRMLWASTSTKNPAYSDVMYVEPLIGDLTVNTLPEKTIDAFRDHGRAAGTLTGGVDEARRTMAELAAVGIDLDEVTDQLLAEGVEKFAVPFDQLLASLAERMARQPAAAVASGSATP, from the coding sequence ATGAGCGCGCTGCTTCAGCTCCAGGAGCACGGCCAGAGCTACTGGCTCGACAACCTGACGCGCGGGATGCTGGTCGACGGAGAGCTGGCCCGCCGGGTGGAGACCGAAGGGTTGAGAGGGGTCACTTCGAACCCCGCAATCTTCCACAACGCCATCACGGGCAGCGCGCAGTACGATGAAGACATCGCCCGCTTCACCGCCCGGGGTCTCGGCGTCGAAGACGTCTACGACCGGCTCACGATCGCGGACGTCCAGGGCGCCTGCGATGTCCTGCGGGGCGTTTGGGAGAGCACCGGAGGGGTCGACGGGTACGTCTCCCTCGAGGTCTCTCCCCACCTGGCGAACGATACGGAGGGCACGGTGCGGGAGGCCCGCCGCCTCCACGATGAGGTGGCGCGCGAGAACGTCCTCATCAAGATCCCGGGGACTCCGGCCGGAGTTCCGGCCATCCGGCAGGCGCTGTTCGAGGGCGTGAACGTGAACGTGACGCTCCTCTTCTCCATCGCCGCGTACGAGGCGGTGGCCGACGCACACTCCGAGGCGCTGGAGCAGCGGATCGAAGCAGGACGTTCCGTCGACGACGTCGCCTCGGTGGCGAGCTTCTTCGTGAGCCGGATCGACGCGCTGACGGACCGGAAGCTCGGCGCGCTGGCCGATGCCGCGGGGGGTGACTCCGCTCGCTGCGAGGCCCTCCTCGGCAAGGCGGCGATCGCCAACGCGAAACTCGCGTATGTCGGCTTCCAGCGGCGGCTGGCGACCGACCGCTGGGCCCGTCTGGCAGCGCTCGGCGCCCGTCCGCAACGCATGCTGTGGGCGAGCACGAGCACAAAGAACCCCGCGTATTCCGACGTGATGTACGTGGAGCCGCTCATCGGCGACCTGACTGTCAACACGCTGCCTGAGAAGACGATCGACGCCTTCAGGGATCACGGGCGCGCGGCGGGCACCTTGACCGGGGGCGTCGACGAGGCGCGTCGCACGATGGCGGAGTTGGCGGCCGTCGGGATCGATCTGGACGAGGTCACGGATCAGCTTCTGGCGGAGGGCGTGGAGAAGTTCGCAGTCCCCTTCGATCAGCTCCTCGCGAGCCTCGCGGAGCGGATGGCGCGGCAGCCCGCCGCGGCCGTTGCGTCGGGGTCCGCTACGCCGTAA
- the dnaJ gene encoding molecular chaperone DnaJ: protein MNGHRDYYDLLGVSRDADADELKRAYRRLAMEYHPDRNSASDAEERFKEVTEAWEVLRDPGKRQLYDQYGEAGVRRGGGGEAPFSGFNNFSDAFDVFMREFGGGGFGDLFGDARSPNQPRRGSTLKVSATITLEEAAEGARRSLRVSALGRCERCDATGAEPGSTASTCGTCQGAGEIRMVQRSMLGQFVSVRPCSACGGEGTWIADECRDCRRTGRVRVDRSVDIEIPAGISSDDYLKLRGRGNAGPRGGPAGDLIVQVEVEPHDRFERRGDDLLLDLPVTFSQAALGDELDVPTILGQARLKVPAGIQAGQVLRLRGQGMPRLRAAGHGDQLVRVHTWTPSELSRRQRDILESLREVEDAPPEPRRGEDPSFWERVKAAFTA from the coding sequence GTGAACGGGCACCGCGACTACTACGATCTGCTCGGCGTCTCCCGGGATGCGGATGCGGACGAACTGAAGAGAGCGTACCGGCGCCTCGCCATGGAGTACCATCCGGACCGCAATTCCGCGTCCGACGCGGAGGAGCGGTTCAAGGAGGTGACGGAGGCGTGGGAAGTGCTCCGCGACCCGGGGAAGCGGCAGCTGTACGACCAGTACGGCGAGGCCGGGGTGCGGCGCGGAGGTGGCGGCGAGGCGCCATTCTCCGGGTTCAACAACTTCTCCGACGCGTTCGACGTGTTCATGCGGGAGTTCGGAGGCGGTGGTTTCGGCGACCTTTTCGGAGACGCGCGATCTCCGAACCAGCCGCGTCGCGGCTCGACCCTCAAGGTCTCCGCCACGATCACGCTGGAAGAGGCGGCGGAGGGGGCACGGCGCTCCCTCCGCGTTTCTGCTCTGGGTCGGTGCGAGCGCTGCGATGCGACGGGGGCCGAACCGGGGAGCACGGCCTCGACGTGCGGAACGTGCCAGGGCGCCGGCGAGATTCGCATGGTTCAGCGGTCGATGCTGGGACAATTCGTCTCGGTGCGTCCCTGCTCCGCCTGCGGCGGCGAGGGCACCTGGATCGCGGACGAGTGCCGCGACTGCCGTCGAACCGGGCGCGTGCGCGTCGACCGGTCCGTCGACATCGAAATCCCCGCGGGTATTTCGTCCGACGACTACCTGAAGCTGCGCGGGCGCGGCAATGCGGGTCCGCGCGGCGGACCGGCGGGGGACCTCATCGTACAGGTGGAGGTCGAGCCGCACGACCGCTTCGAGCGCAGGGGAGATGACCTGCTCCTCGATCTGCCCGTCACGTTCTCGCAGGCGGCGCTGGGCGACGAACTCGACGTGCCCACGATCCTCGGACAGGCCCGGCTGAAAGTGCCGGCGGGAATCCAGGCGGGGCAGGTGCTGAGACTTCGTGGCCAGGGGATGCCGCGTTTGCGGGCGGCGGGCCACGGCGACCAGTTGGTGCGGGTACACACCTGGACGCCCAGCGAACTGTCCCGGCGTCAGCGCGACATCCTCGAATCGCTGCGGGAGGTCGAGGATGCGCCGCCCGAGCCGCGCCGGGGCGAGGATCCGAGCTTCTGGGAGCGAGTAAAAGCCGCGTTTACGGCGTAG
- the hrcA gene encoding heat-inducible transcriptional repressor HrcA codes for MTLPTLTERERAVLAAVIDSFVRTAAPAGSRRIGKEYALGVSPATIRNTMADLEGKGLLTHPYTSAGRLPTDLAYRYYVDALMRWGSIRKRDQAKIERELGDSDTGGVEDLMGKAARVLSLLTGELGLAVGPTLATATLERLELVPLSSEKVLLVFTIESGVVRTVYVDVATRVPRATLQAVSQALNERLAGSAISEIQATLRERLGDLSFDNRGAQELMNIFVHSGPDIFEWARREREIHLGSAAALTEQPEFTTSRRLRELLLLTERRELLASVLGDRGESDGPHVTIGAEHGQPELEDLTIVTANYAVGSLQGTVGVIGPTRMPYDKVVSIVDWTSDLLTRLTP; via the coding sequence ATGACCCTGCCAACACTGACAGAGCGCGAACGGGCCGTCCTCGCGGCGGTCATCGACTCCTTCGTCCGCACGGCCGCCCCGGCCGGCTCGCGAAGGATCGGGAAGGAGTACGCGCTAGGCGTGTCGCCGGCGACGATCCGCAACACGATGGCGGACCTCGAGGGCAAGGGCCTCCTCACCCACCCCTACACCTCCGCCGGACGGCTTCCGACGGACCTCGCCTACCGCTACTACGTCGATGCGCTCATGCGCTGGGGCAGCATCCGCAAGCGGGATCAGGCAAAGATCGAACGCGAGCTGGGGGACTCGGACACCGGCGGTGTGGAAGACCTCATGGGCAAAGCGGCGCGCGTCCTCAGCCTCCTGACGGGGGAACTCGGCCTCGCGGTGGGGCCGACGCTCGCCACGGCCACGCTCGAGCGTCTCGAACTCGTACCGCTTTCGAGCGAGAAGGTGCTCCTGGTGTTCACGATCGAGTCCGGCGTGGTTCGCACCGTGTACGTGGACGTGGCGACGCGGGTACCGCGGGCGACGCTCCAGGCGGTGTCGCAGGCGCTGAACGAACGGTTGGCGGGCAGCGCCATCTCGGAGATTCAGGCGACGCTGCGCGAGCGGCTCGGCGACCTGAGTTTCGACAACCGCGGCGCCCAGGAACTGATGAACATCTTCGTGCACAGCGGTCCGGACATCTTCGAGTGGGCCCGCCGCGAGCGCGAGATCCATCTCGGGAGCGCCGCGGCGCTGACCGAACAGCCGGAGTTCACGACGAGCCGGCGCCTGCGCGAACTCCTGCTCCTCACGGAGCGCCGGGAGTTGCTTGCCTCCGTGCTGGGGGATCGCGGTGAATCGGATGGTCCCCACGTCACGATCGGAGCCGAGCACGGCCAGCCGGAGCTCGAGGATCTGACCATCGTCACGGCCAACTATGCCGTCGGAAGCCTGCAAGGCACGGTCGGCGTGATCGGGCCAACGCGCATGCCGTACGACAAGGTCGTCTCCATCGTCGACTGGACCTCGGATCTTCTCACGCGGCTGACTCCGTGA